A window of Dickeya zeae NCPPB 2538 contains these coding sequences:
- a CDS encoding KamA family radical SAM protein — protein sequence MDISVTELALFPAEGRSGWTDWRWQQKNAIRDEPALRAACGGWSDEIAQRITHNLASRKMQITPYYANLIKEAGYKNIIDNPLWRQVVPFWLDDGATGYDGESENWELSHEMKTPICQHKYDNRVILRMVNTCNSYCQFCFEALRTLKVDSEKENAGRKAFQDSLNYIRDTPGVEEVILSGGDPMMLTDAKLDECLGAIRNIRDSLLIRIHSRSLTFNPYRITDTLLDILRRHRVNAFGVHVCHPLELSDAFRDAVKRIQQVVPIVFSNMPLLRGVNDNEDTLRQLFIELYRMGVKPYYLYHFMPFSPGASEYKASIRDAIAIMNRLKRRVSNIALPEYVLPHAKGKFTVPLLNSAQDMPQFEDIDGERFYRFTNWQGDVCRWQDS from the coding sequence ATGGATATATCGGTAACCGAACTGGCGTTATTCCCGGCAGAAGGGCGTTCCGGGTGGACAGACTGGCGTTGGCAGCAGAAAAATGCCATTCGTGATGAACCCGCATTACGGGCAGCGTGTGGCGGCTGGAGTGATGAGATCGCGCAGCGTATTACCCATAATCTTGCCAGCCGTAAGATGCAGATCACGCCGTATTATGCCAACCTGATAAAAGAAGCCGGGTATAAGAATATTATCGACAATCCGCTGTGGCGCCAGGTAGTGCCGTTTTGGCTCGATGATGGCGCGACCGGTTATGACGGTGAATCAGAAAACTGGGAGCTGTCGCATGAAATGAAAACGCCGATTTGTCAGCATAAATATGACAATCGGGTCATTCTGCGGATGGTCAACACCTGTAATTCCTACTGCCAGTTCTGCTTTGAAGCACTGCGGACGTTAAAGGTCGATTCGGAAAAAGAAAATGCCGGAAGAAAAGCCTTTCAGGATTCACTGAATTATATCCGCGATACGCCAGGCGTAGAAGAGGTCATTCTCAGTGGCGGCGATCCGATGATGCTGACGGACGCGAAACTGGATGAATGCCTGGGGGCAATCCGTAATATCCGTGATTCTCTGTTAATCCGTATTCATTCCCGCTCGTTGACCTTTAATCCTTATCGTATTACCGACACGTTACTGGATATTCTGCGTCGTCATCGCGTCAATGCCTTTGGGGTACATGTGTGCCATCCGCTGGAATTAAGCGATGCCTTTCGTGATGCGGTAAAACGTATTCAGCAGGTTGTACCGATTGTGTTTTCCAATATGCCGCTACTGCGTGGCGTCAATGACAACGAAGACACGCTCAGGCAGTTGTTTATTGAATTATATCGTATGGGGGTGAAGCCCTATTATTTATATCATTTCATGCCTTTTTCTCCGGGTGCCTCGGAATATAAAGCATCGATCCGCGACGCGATTGCCATCATGAACCGGTTGAAACGTCGGGTATCCAATATTGCCTTGCCGGAATATGTGCTGCCCCATGCGAAAGGGAAGTTCACCGTCCCATTGCTGAACAGTGCGCAAGACATGCCGCAGTTTGAAGACATCGATGGCGAGCGCTTTTACCGTTTCACCAACTGGCAGGGCGATGTTTGTCGCTGGCAGGACAGTTAA
- a CDS encoding ATP-grasp domain-containing protein produces the protein MKPEAILFVDVNDTAVPVYTYREPHFAAARRRGLLCLTAAWTGHRQRQRLEADSDDVFWLPTLSVASLDALLQQLAERYQVRAVLCHAGHASPLGQMGCLVAELCQRHGLVYSTAQAVEQCNNKFLMRQALERAGVRSVAYALCHDEAELQREAERVGYPLIAKPPYGAASAFIRKCVDWPQLQAYYHQFIEQYDRASVASFYGESCRFTDLDGHSHHYVPGRSVLLESYIDGIEGSVECVATSQAVFPVLINEKLLLTTQGTTVLENLLITPPVAFSERQQQLIRDYAIACLQALGLTYAVAHVEFRMTASGPVVIEVNPRLGGLYVNAAFQDIAGLDPYDLYLSLLLADNGIETSLQMACERVSSNAQHYSMFAIYPPTSGYFNGFHGLSWVERHPAVLAFGHYPVGHYVDADIEEHYLFKGWARVASAQDAQALYETLQHHLRPMIGPTPSDIDSGVSSAIDAVR, from the coding sequence ATGAAACCCGAAGCCATCTTATTTGTGGATGTGAATGATACCGCGGTGCCGGTCTATACCTACCGTGAGCCGCACTTTGCGGCAGCGCGCCGTCGGGGGCTGTTGTGCCTGACGGCGGCATGGACCGGCCACCGGCAGCGACAGCGGCTGGAAGCAGACAGCGATGACGTGTTCTGGCTGCCGACGCTGTCGGTGGCTTCGCTGGATGCGCTGCTGCAACAACTGGCGGAGCGTTATCAGGTGCGGGCAGTCTTGTGCCATGCCGGGCACGCCTCGCCGCTTGGGCAGATGGGGTGTCTGGTGGCGGAGCTGTGCCAGCGTCATGGCCTGGTTTACAGCACGGCACAAGCGGTGGAGCAGTGTAATAACAAGTTCCTGATGCGACAGGCGCTGGAGCGGGCTGGTGTCCGGTCGGTGGCGTACGCGCTGTGCCACGATGAAGCGGAATTACAGCGTGAAGCCGAGCGGGTGGGCTACCCGCTGATTGCGAAACCGCCCTACGGGGCGGCTTCTGCGTTTATTCGTAAATGCGTCGACTGGCCGCAGTTGCAGGCGTACTACCACCAGTTTATCGAACAGTATGATCGGGCCTCGGTAGCCAGTTTTTACGGTGAATCGTGCCGTTTTACCGACCTTGACGGACATTCACACCACTATGTGCCAGGCCGTTCCGTGCTGCTGGAATCCTATATTGACGGCATTGAAGGGAGTGTGGAGTGCGTGGCGACATCGCAGGCGGTTTTCCCGGTGCTGATCAACGAAAAACTGTTACTGACCACGCAGGGCACGACCGTGCTGGAAAATCTACTGATTACACCGCCGGTGGCTTTCTCTGAACGTCAGCAACAGCTGATTCGGGACTATGCCATTGCCTGTTTGCAGGCGTTGGGGCTGACCTACGCGGTGGCGCACGTCGAATTCCGGATGACGGCGTCAGGGCCGGTGGTTATCGAGGTCAACCCGCGTCTGGGTGGGCTGTACGTGAACGCGGCGTTTCAGGATATCGCCGGGCTGGACCCGTACGATCTGTATCTGTCTTTATTACTGGCGGATAACGGGATAGAGACATCGCTACAGATGGCCTGTGAGCGGGTTTCCAGCAACGCACAGCACTATTCCATGTTTGCGATTTATCCTCCCACCAGCGGCTATTTCAACGGTTTTCACGGCCTGTCGTGGGTGGAGCGTCACCCGGCGGTGCTGGCGTTTGGCCATTATCCGGTGGGGCATTACGTGGATGCGGATATCGAAGAACATTACCTGTTCAAAGGGTGGGCTCGGGTTGCATCAGCACAGGATGCGCAGGCGTTGTACGAGACGCTGCAACATCATCTTCGTCCGATGATAGGCCCAACACCGAGTGACATCGACAGCGGCGTGTCCTCTGCCATCGACGCTGTGCGCTAA
- a CDS encoding 2OG-Fe dioxygenase family protein yields MNTNRFNADGITEQLKRQGYCHLHASQEWIAVDLEEEQSFKAYWDNLVEDENFKSYTRRERRILRFFCHPDRSLQLNADADYCSTVTYNIDYKPGPNRLQYAEDGFIRHPLLQRIVVTDMAMIRPWMAAERSYAIDIHQFRVRAEKGNSSPTTSGIHQDGMAWICMHFIQSEGTQPVVSEIFTSAEDHDPPLLATAMSQFLETLIVDDKKLYHRAGPVCPVAEATSAYRDLLLVTFRPMQEG; encoded by the coding sequence ATGAATACAAACAGGTTTAATGCAGATGGCATTACCGAGCAACTCAAGCGGCAGGGGTATTGTCATCTTCACGCCAGCCAGGAGTGGATTGCCGTAGATCTGGAGGAAGAACAGAGCTTCAAAGCCTACTGGGATAATTTGGTCGAGGATGAAAATTTTAAAAGTTATACCCGCCGCGAACGACGAATCCTGCGGTTTTTCTGCCATCCTGACCGCTCGCTGCAACTAAACGCCGATGCGGATTATTGCTCTACGGTGACTTACAACATTGATTACAAACCGGGGCCAAACCGCCTGCAGTATGCCGAAGACGGGTTTATCCGCCATCCGTTACTACAACGCATCGTGGTGACGGATATGGCGATGATACGCCCGTGGATGGCCGCCGAACGGTCGTATGCTATCGACATCCATCAGTTCCGGGTCAGGGCGGAAAAAGGCAACAGCAGCCCGACCACGTCCGGCATCCATCAGGATGGGATGGCGTGGATCTGTATGCACTTTATCCAGAGTGAAGGGACGCAGCCGGTGGTGTCCGAAATTTTCACCTCCGCCGAGGACCATGATCCGCCATTGCTGGCAACGGCAATGAGCCAGTTCCTGGAGACCCTGATTGTGGATGATAAAAAGTTATATCACCGTGCCGGACCGGTTTGCCCGGTCGCAGAGGCGACGTCCGCTTACCGGGATTTGTTGCTGGTGACGTTTCGGCCGATGCAGGAAGGCTAG
- a CDS encoding MFS transporter yields MAEHHESDIGQSRRNAGLIIAARFISDFGAFLNMVALSTYVYLLSNSVVNVSIFLACRVAGGLLASLVGTPFFRRFQGRSSLVGFDLLRAALLSLLLVLPPAWQLPLLPVIALGVGVGNAMFAIGLNSQLPYWVEPSLRLTTNAWLTSVAASGAVLGSLVSGLLVAGFGYPVVFMLNVATYLAAALLILPLRMVEKPQPRASQRDRFSEWRQLREGLRGAPMLAGMLIVSMADTLGSAAHNVGFPVLSALISPDSASKTMGLMLALWAVGKFAGARGSGVLLRQGQQRTMERAFFIGVALMSTGFILTFQQTGLAWLLVFVVWAGIGDGVAEVSLISRAQSEPESLRLPIFSLLTLMQMTGFGIGMLLVAPFYVWWTPAAVIVLFHGLPLTMLLVVQVWVYRYGQRTRLANGGDVAKQRDA; encoded by the coding sequence ATGGCTGAGCATCATGAGAGTGACATCGGGCAATCCCGGCGTAACGCCGGGTTGATCATCGCGGCGCGTTTTATTTCCGACTTTGGTGCCTTTCTGAACATGGTGGCGTTGTCCACCTACGTGTATCTGCTGAGCAACAGTGTGGTAAACGTCAGCATTTTTCTGGCTTGTCGGGTGGCCGGTGGATTATTGGCAAGTCTTGTGGGTACGCCGTTTTTCCGGCGTTTTCAGGGGCGTTCGTCGCTGGTGGGGTTTGACCTGCTGCGAGCGGCGTTGCTTTCGCTATTGCTGGTGTTGCCGCCCGCGTGGCAATTGCCGTTATTACCGGTGATCGCGCTCGGGGTCGGGGTGGGGAATGCCATGTTTGCGATTGGGCTGAACAGCCAGTTGCCCTACTGGGTGGAACCCAGCCTGCGGCTGACCACCAATGCCTGGCTGACCTCGGTGGCAGCCAGTGGCGCGGTATTAGGCAGTCTGGTGTCGGGCCTGTTGGTCGCCGGTTTCGGCTACCCGGTGGTCTTTATGCTGAATGTCGCCACTTATCTGGCCGCCGCGCTGTTGATTCTGCCGTTGCGCATGGTTGAAAAACCACAGCCCCGGGCGAGCCAGCGCGATCGGTTCAGCGAATGGCGGCAACTGCGTGAAGGGTTGCGTGGCGCACCGATGCTGGCAGGCATGCTGATCGTCAGTATGGCGGATACGCTTGGCAGTGCGGCGCATAACGTGGGCTTTCCGGTCTTGTCCGCGTTGATCTCGCCCGACAGTGCCAGTAAGACCATGGGCCTGATGCTGGCATTGTGGGCGGTGGGTAAATTCGCAGGGGCGCGGGGGAGCGGCGTTTTGCTCCGGCAAGGGCAGCAGCGGACAATGGAACGGGCCTTTTTTATCGGGGTAGCGTTGATGTCCACCGGTTTTATTCTGACCTTTCAGCAAACCGGGCTGGCGTGGCTGTTGGTGTTTGTGGTGTGGGCGGGTATTGGCGACGGCGTGGCGGAAGTTAGCCTGATTTCCCGTGCGCAAAGCGAGCCGGAATCCCTGCGGTTACCTATATTCAGCCTGCTGACGTTGATGCAGATGACCGGGTTCGGTATCGGCATGCTGCTGGTGGCACCATTCTATGTCTGGTGGACGCCTGCGGCGGTAATTGTGCTGTTCCACGGTTTGCCGCTGACCATGTTGCTGGTGGTGCAAGTTTGGGTCTACCGCTATGGTCAGCGTACTCGGCTTGCCAACGGCGGTGATGTGGCGAAACAACGCGATGCGTAA
- the frc gene encoding formyl-CoA transferase, with protein MSKALDGIKIIDFTHVQSGPSCTQLLAWMGADVIKIERVGEGDATRKQLRDIPGVDSLYFTMLNHNKRAVTLNTKTPEGLQIVDSLIQRCDVLVENFAPGALDRMGLTWEHIHAVNPRLILASVKGFGPGRYEDCKSYENVAQCVGGAASTTGFDNGLPIVTGAQIGDSGSGLHLALGIVSALFQRHTTGRGQKVSVSMQDAVLNLCRVKLRDQQRLERTGVLEEYPQFPDGHFGEAVPRAGNASGGGQPGSILKCKGWETDPNAYLYFIAQAAVWPAICNLIGEPGWIADTRFNTPAARLPRLNAIFQRIEQWTMTRNKFEVMEILNHYDIPCGPVLSMQEIARDDALRASGTIVDVDHPTRGRYTTVGMPIKMSDSPVDITRSPLHGEHTDEVLSELGYDREALAALRDRQVI; from the coding sequence ATGAGCAAAGCACTCGACGGGATCAAAATTATCGATTTTACCCATGTGCAATCTGGCCCAAGCTGTACCCAATTGCTGGCCTGGATGGGCGCAGACGTTATCAAGATAGAGCGTGTCGGCGAGGGTGATGCAACACGCAAGCAATTACGCGACATTCCCGGCGTCGACAGTTTGTATTTCACCATGCTAAATCACAATAAACGCGCCGTGACACTCAACACCAAAACACCCGAAGGCCTGCAAATCGTCGATAGCCTGATCCAACGCTGTGACGTACTGGTGGAGAATTTTGCACCCGGCGCGCTGGATCGCATGGGTCTGACCTGGGAGCACATCCATGCCGTCAATCCGCGGCTGATTCTCGCCTCGGTCAAAGGCTTCGGCCCTGGCCGTTACGAGGACTGCAAATCCTACGAGAATGTGGCGCAATGTGTTGGCGGTGCCGCATCAACCACCGGTTTCGATAATGGTCTGCCGATTGTGACCGGCGCACAGATAGGCGACTCAGGTTCCGGTTTGCACCTGGCATTGGGGATTGTCAGCGCGCTTTTCCAGCGTCACACCACCGGTCGCGGGCAAAAAGTCTCGGTATCGATGCAAGACGCGGTGCTCAATCTGTGCCGGGTCAAACTGCGTGACCAGCAAAGGCTGGAGCGCACCGGCGTGCTGGAAGAGTACCCGCAATTCCCGGATGGTCACTTTGGTGAAGCCGTACCACGCGCCGGTAACGCGTCAGGCGGCGGCCAGCCGGGGTCGATCCTCAAATGCAAGGGGTGGGAAACCGACCCTAACGCCTACCTGTATTTCATCGCCCAGGCGGCGGTCTGGCCGGCGATATGTAACCTGATCGGTGAGCCCGGCTGGATAGCGGACACGCGTTTCAATACTCCCGCAGCCCGCCTGCCACGACTCAACGCCATCTTCCAGCGCATCGAACAGTGGACGATGACCCGAAACAAATTTGAGGTGATGGAAATCCTCAACCACTATGACATTCCGTGCGGCCCGGTGCTTTCAATGCAGGAGATAGCCAGAGATGACGCCCTGCGTGCCAGCGGAACCATCGTCGATGTTGATCACCCAACGCGTGGCAGGTACACCACCGTCGGCATGCCGATAAAAATGTCCGACAGCCCGGTGGATATTACCCGCTCGCCGTTACACGGCGAGCATACCGACGAGGTGCTGAGCGAGCTGGGGTATGACCGCGAGGCGTTAGCCGCCCTGCGCGACAGGCAGGTCATTTGA
- a CDS encoding PAS domain-containing protein — translation MALTPMTLTLQQPTLQQFLTVLGDAVVICDADGLITAWNPAAERLFGYTQSEALGASLDIIIPERQRQRHWSGYHQTMQSGLTRYGTSLLRVPALTRDGKTISIAFTVALLPAQGGQPVSIVAIIRDDTARFNEERAWRQRLAEAEQRATPPSSSDG, via the coding sequence ATGGCACTCACACCCATGACGCTCACATTACAGCAGCCCACACTACAGCAGTTCCTGACTGTGTTGGGAGATGCCGTGGTTATTTGCGATGCCGACGGTCTTATCACCGCCTGGAACCCTGCAGCCGAACGTCTGTTCGGCTACACCCAGAGCGAGGCACTAGGTGCCTCGCTCGACATCATCATTCCTGAACGCCAACGCCAGCGGCACTGGTCCGGCTATCACCAGACCATGCAAAGCGGCCTCACCCGGTACGGCACCTCGCTGCTTCGCGTACCGGCCCTGACACGCGATGGCAAGACCATTTCCATCGCCTTCACCGTAGCCCTGTTACCCGCGCAAGGCGGGCAGCCTGTCTCCATCGTCGCCATCATCCGCGACGATACGGCACGCTTTAATGAAGAACGCGCCTGGCGCCAACGCCTGGCTGAGGCAGAACAACGGGCTACGCCACCGTCCTCATCAGACGGCTAA
- the frc gene encoding formyl-CoA transferase, translated as MNNNKDLPLAGVKIIDFTHVQAGPACTQMLAWFGADVIKIERPGSGDITRNQLRDIPDADALYFTMLNSNKRSLTLDTKKPEGKEVLTRLIKESDVMVENFGPGALDRMGFTWEHIQELNPRMILASVKGFSEGHHYEHLRAYENVAQCAGGAASTTGWWKGDNAVPTISAAALGDSNTGMHLAIGILTAYIGRQKTGKGQKVACAMQDAVLNLCRVKMRDQLRLDKVGYLEEYPQYPHEPFSDVVPRGGNAGGGGQPGWILKCKGWETDPNAYIYFTVQDLVWTPICDAIERPEWRDNPAYTTPKARQPHIMDIFGAIESFILRTDKNKFDAVEYFGKFGIPCAPVMSMKELLHDESLRKSGSIVEVPHKVRGSYWTVGCPIKFSLLKPEITASPLLGEHTDDVLVELGYSPEQIALIHAAKAV; from the coding sequence ATGAATAACAACAAAGATCTGCCGTTGGCTGGCGTCAAAATCATCGACTTCACCCACGTACAGGCAGGCCCGGCCTGCACACAAATGCTGGCGTGGTTCGGTGCCGATGTCATCAAAATCGAACGTCCGGGTTCAGGCGATATCACCCGTAACCAATTACGCGACATCCCGGATGCAGACGCGCTGTATTTCACCATGCTCAACAGCAACAAGCGCTCACTGACCCTGGATACCAAAAAGCCCGAGGGCAAGGAAGTGCTGACCCGGCTTATCAAAGAATCCGACGTGATGGTGGAAAACTTCGGCCCCGGCGCGCTGGACCGCATGGGGTTTACCTGGGAGCACATTCAGGAACTGAACCCTCGCATGATCCTGGCGTCTGTCAAAGGCTTCAGCGAAGGCCACCACTACGAGCACCTGCGAGCCTATGAAAACGTGGCGCAATGCGCCGGTGGGGCCGCATCCACCACTGGCTGGTGGAAGGGGGACAATGCTGTACCGACCATTTCAGCCGCGGCGCTGGGCGACAGCAATACCGGTATGCATTTGGCCATCGGTATTCTGACCGCGTATATCGGCCGCCAAAAAACCGGCAAGGGGCAGAAAGTAGCCTGCGCCATGCAGGACGCCGTGCTCAACCTCTGCCGCGTCAAAATGCGCGACCAGTTGCGTCTGGATAAGGTCGGCTATCTGGAAGAGTACCCGCAATATCCGCATGAACCGTTCTCCGATGTGGTACCGCGTGGCGGTAACGCCGGTGGCGGCGGCCAGCCCGGTTGGATCCTCAAGTGCAAAGGCTGGGAGACCGACCCTAACGCCTACATCTACTTCACGGTACAAGACCTGGTCTGGACGCCAATTTGCGATGCGATAGAACGCCCGGAATGGCGCGACAACCCGGCCTATACCACGCCCAAAGCCCGCCAGCCGCACATCATGGATATTTTCGGTGCCATCGAGAGTTTCATTCTGAGAACCGACAAAAACAAATTCGACGCGGTGGAATACTTCGGTAAGTTCGGCATCCCCTGTGCGCCGGTGATGTCGATGAAAGAGCTGCTGCACGACGAGTCGCTGCGTAAGAGCGGTTCTATCGTCGAAGTACCGCACAAAGTACGTGGCAGCTACTGGACCGTCGGCTGCCCTATCAAGTTCTCGTTGCTCAAACCGGAGATTACCGCCTCACCGCTGCTCGGCGAACACACCGACGATGTACTGGTGGAACTGGGCTACTCGCCAGAGCAGATTGCGCTGATTCATGCAGCCAAAGCGGTGTGA
- the oxc gene encoding oxalyl-CoA decarboxylase, which produces MSAITEIDTANAAASEKTTLIDGFHLFLEALKLNNIDTLFGLPGIPITDLLRMAQAEGLRVISFRHEQHAGNAAAAAGFLTGKPGICMTVSAPGFLNGLTALANATTNCFPMILISGSSEREIVDLQQGDYEEMDQLAIAKPLCKAAFRVLRAEDIGVGIARAIRAAVSGRPGGVYLDLPAKLFSQTMPRDTGRRSLIKVVDPAPRQLPAPDSVARALTLLKNAKKPLILLGKGAAYARADAEIRTLVEKTGIPYLPMSMAKGLLPDTHELSAAATRSYVLKEADVVVLIGARLNWLLSHGKGKTWGQENGPKHFIQIDIAPTEIDSNVAIDAPLIGDIGSCVTALLNGIGNDWAKPSNDWTGVIAERRAKNINKMADMLAARPSPMNFHSALSVVKAVVKDNPEAIVVSEGANTLDFGRSIVDMYLPRKRLDVGTWGVMGIGMGFAVAGAVVTGKPVIAIEGDSAFGFSGMEVETICRYHLPVCIVVFNNNGIYKGTDTNASGGDDMAPTVFVKDARYEMMMQAFGGVGAHVTTTDELHRAMNEAIASGKPTLINAVIDETVGTESGRITNLNPAKAIKK; this is translated from the coding sequence ATGTCTGCTATTACCGAAATCGATACTGCTAATGCGGCAGCATCAGAAAAAACAACATTGATTGATGGATTTCACCTCTTTCTGGAGGCACTCAAACTCAACAATATCGATACCCTGTTCGGCTTACCCGGTATCCCGATTACCGATCTGCTGCGTATGGCCCAGGCAGAAGGGCTGCGAGTGATTTCGTTCCGTCATGAACAGCACGCCGGTAACGCGGCGGCGGCGGCAGGTTTTCTTACCGGTAAACCCGGCATTTGTATGACGGTGTCCGCACCGGGCTTTCTGAACGGCCTGACCGCGCTGGCTAACGCGACGACCAACTGTTTCCCGATGATCCTGATCAGTGGCTCCAGCGAGCGTGAAATCGTCGACTTACAACAAGGCGATTACGAAGAAATGGATCAACTGGCTATCGCTAAACCCCTGTGTAAAGCCGCCTTCCGAGTGTTACGGGCTGAAGACATCGGCGTCGGTATCGCCCGCGCCATCCGTGCCGCCGTCTCCGGACGCCCCGGCGGGGTTTATCTGGATTTGCCTGCCAAATTGTTCTCGCAAACCATGCCGCGAGATACCGGACGCCGGTCACTCATCAAGGTTGTCGACCCAGCGCCTCGCCAGCTCCCGGCCCCGGATTCGGTTGCCCGTGCGCTTACGTTGCTCAAAAACGCCAAAAAACCGCTCATTTTGCTGGGCAAAGGCGCGGCCTATGCGCGAGCTGACGCCGAGATTCGCACCCTGGTCGAAAAAACCGGTATTCCCTACCTGCCGATGTCGATGGCCAAAGGTTTACTGCCGGATACGCATGAACTATCGGCCGCCGCCACACGCTCCTATGTCTTGAAGGAAGCGGATGTGGTGGTGCTGATCGGCGCACGCCTAAACTGGTTGCTCTCACACGGTAAAGGCAAAACCTGGGGGCAGGAAAACGGGCCGAAGCACTTTATTCAGATTGATATCGCGCCGACTGAAATCGACAGCAATGTCGCCATCGATGCGCCGCTTATCGGTGATATCGGCTCTTGCGTCACTGCGTTGCTAAACGGCATCGGCAATGACTGGGCTAAGCCGTCGAATGACTGGACCGGCGTTATCGCCGAACGCAGGGCCAAAAACATCAACAAGATGGCCGACATGCTGGCCGCCCGTCCATCACCGATGAATTTCCATAGTGCATTAAGCGTGGTGAAAGCGGTCGTGAAGGATAACCCGGAAGCGATTGTCGTCAGCGAAGGGGCCAACACACTGGATTTTGGCCGCAGCATCGTCGACATGTACCTGCCGCGCAAACGTCTGGATGTCGGCACCTGGGGGGTGATGGGCATCGGCATGGGCTTTGCTGTCGCCGGCGCGGTGGTCACGGGTAAACCCGTTATCGCCATTGAAGGCGATTCCGCCTTCGGTTTTAGCGGCATGGAAGTGGAAACGATCTGCCGTTACCACCTGCCCGTCTGCATTGTCGTGTTCAACAACAACGGCATCTACAAAGGGACCGACACCAACGCCTCTGGTGGCGATGACATGGCACCCACCGTGTTCGTCAAAGACGCGCGCTACGAAATGATGATGCAGGCGTTTGGCGGCGTCGGCGCGCATGTCACCACCACGGATGAATTGCATCGCGCCATGAACGAGGCCATTGCCTCCGGTAAGCCAACACTTATCAACGCGGTTATCGACGAGACGGTCGGCACCGAAAGTGGCCGCATCACCAACCTGAACCCAGCCAAAGCCATCAAAAAATAA
- a CDS encoding MFS transporter codes for MSELITMQKRTDKDILGFNRWWLFVLAFLAMSVISPYEYAWSVIAPHFAKTYGWEPTKISLMFSMFVIFQAFGTLPGGIFRDKFGPKMVSVVAGIFSGIGLLVCAFGQTLSYNIVLTVWCIGCFFCGFVYNAAITTCNKWFPDYRNITIGLISAAFSWGALPFIFPIRNIPEDAPDSVFFNVIFIMAAVISGVIIITGLLMKDPPKGWSHVTSSSAKKHPVAKRPCEKQYSMGEAMHTWQFWVLIASFVLVSASGLTFISNSIKFASAFHFSLTAGTVITVGMAMTSGLSRVVGGWIADKIGIDKTMTIFYILCGLFSLIALFLAQAGSATGFISSCIISIFFWGALYSLFASIVGYYYGEVASGSNYGMLYASAKGIGGIYGGVLSAYLITTYGHPFTIIASSIMALLSGLILIPLWKHPPVWKETDGMLITTH; via the coding sequence ATGAGTGAATTAATAACTATGCAAAAGCGAACGGATAAGGACATACTCGGTTTCAACCGATGGTGGCTTTTTGTATTAGCCTTTCTGGCGATGTCGGTTATTAGCCCTTATGAATATGCCTGGTCGGTTATTGCACCGCACTTTGCAAAAACATATGGCTGGGAGCCAACAAAAATATCGCTTATGTTCAGTATGTTCGTTATTTTCCAGGCCTTCGGTACCCTGCCAGGCGGCATCTTTCGGGACAAGTTTGGGCCGAAAATGGTGTCCGTCGTGGCGGGGATTTTTTCAGGCATCGGCCTGCTGGTATGCGCATTCGGGCAGACGCTGTCGTATAACATCGTGCTCACCGTCTGGTGTATCGGCTGTTTCTTCTGCGGATTTGTCTACAACGCGGCAATCACCACCTGTAACAAGTGGTTCCCCGACTACAGGAACATCACCATCGGCCTTATCTCCGCGGCGTTCTCCTGGGGAGCATTGCCTTTTATTTTCCCTATTCGAAACATTCCGGAAGATGCCCCAGACAGTGTCTTTTTCAATGTTATTTTTATTATGGCGGCGGTTATCTCCGGTGTGATTATTATTACCGGGTTGCTCATGAAAGACCCGCCGAAAGGCTGGAGTCATGTCACCTCCTCATCAGCAAAAAAACATCCCGTAGCAAAACGCCCTTGTGAAAAACAATACAGTATGGGAGAAGCAATGCATACCTGGCAGTTCTGGGTGTTAATTGCTTCTTTCGTTTTAGTCTCTGCATCCGGTTTAACGTTTATTTCAAACAGCATTAAATTTGCGTCTGCGTTTCATTTCAGCCTGACGGCCGGTACCGTCATCACCGTCGGAATGGCAATGACAAGCGGTCTTAGCCGGGTGGTTGGCGGCTGGATTGCAGATAAAATCGGCATCGATAAAACCATGACTATCTTTTATATCCTGTGCGGGCTTTTTTCGCTTATCGCGCTGTTTCTGGCGCAAGCAGGCAGTGCGACAGGATTTATCAGCAGCTGCATTATATCGATATTCTTCTGGGGTGCATTATATTCACTGTTTGCGTCAATCGTGGGGTATTACTACGGTGAAGTCGCTTCCGGCTCCAACTACGGCATGCTGTATGCCTCTGCTAAAGGGATAGGCGGAATTTATGGCGGCGTACTCTCCGCCTATTTAATTACTACCTATGGCCACCCCTTCACCATTATTGCGTCCTCCATTATGGCGTTACTTTCCGGGCTCATTCTTATTCCGCTTTGGAAACATCCTCCCGTCTGGAAAGAAACGGATGGAATGCTCATCACCACGCACTAA